One window from the genome of Breoghania sp. L-A4 encodes:
- the purE gene encoding 5-(carboxyamino)imidazole ribonucleotide mutase — protein MSDSAKPVAIIMGSQSDWPTMKNAADTLATLGIGYDARIVSAHRTPDRLVAFAKGAKAEGFKVVIAGAGGAAHLPGMTAAMTPLPVFGVPIETKTLKGEDSLLSIVQMPAGVPVGTLAIGRAGAINAAILSASVLALNDPALAERLDEWRANQSAQVKERPETDG, from the coding sequence ATGAGCGATAGCGCGAAACCGGTGGCGATTATCATGGGCAGCCAGAGCGACTGGCCGACGATGAAGAACGCCGCCGACACGCTGGCTACCCTGGGCATCGGTTATGATGCCCGCATCGTCTCCGCGCACCGCACGCCGGACCGGCTCGTCGCCTTCGCCAAGGGCGCGAAGGCGGAAGGGTTCAAGGTGGTCATCGCGGGCGCCGGCGGCGCGGCTCACCTGCCCGGCATGACCGCCGCCATGACGCCGCTGCCGGTCTTCGGCGTGCCGATCGAGACCAAGACGCTGAAGGGCGAGGACAGCCTGCTGTCGATCGTCCAGATGCCTGCGGGCGTACCCGTGGGAACGCTCGCCATCGGCCGCGCGGGCGCGATCAACGCGGCGATCCTCTCCGCCAGCGTGCTCGCGCTCAATGACCCCGCCCTGGCCGAACGCCTCGATGAATGGCGCGCCAACCAGAGCGCCCAGGTGAAGGAACGTCCCGAAACCGATGGCTGA
- a CDS encoding glyoxalase superfamily protein — protein MSDGEVSFRPAVPILRIFDVDKAREFYCDYLGFTIDWEHRFDDSAPLYCQVSFGSLLLHLSEHHGDSTPGTRIFVPMQGIDVWHEDLAQKQYRYARPGLEMMDWGFQFTVIDPFGNRLTFCEQRSE, from the coding sequence ATGAGTGATGGTGAGGTTTCATTTCGACCGGCGGTGCCGATCCTGCGGATCTTCGATGTCGACAAGGCCCGGGAGTTCTATTGCGACTATCTTGGCTTCACGATCGATTGGGAGCACCGTTTCGACGACTCCGCGCCGCTTTATTGCCAGGTGTCGTTCGGGTCGCTGCTGCTGCATCTGAGCGAACATCACGGTGATTCGACGCCAGGCACGCGGATCTTCGTCCCCATGCAGGGCATTGATGTCTGGCATGAGGATCTCGCGCAAAAGCAATACCGGTACGCCAGGCCGGGGCTTGAGATGATGGACTGGGGCTTCCAGTTCACCGTTATCGATCCTTTCGGCAACCGTCTGACATTCTGTGAGCAGCGCTCCGAGTGA
- a CDS encoding MarC family protein has product MFADLNTSLLVQQFATIFAVIDPVGTVPVFLAVTASIEAGRRKAVALRAVVIAALVLLGFLVAGQPVLTAIGVNLTSFQIAGGIVLFLFALTMIFGPSKQDAEIAQVPKTDVEHAVYPLAIPSIASPGAMLAVVVLTDNDVYPVGAQVITAGITLLVLSITLVLLLAAIRIQKIIGPAGASIISRVMGLILAAIAVDNVIDAIIIRFAL; this is encoded by the coding sequence ATGTTCGCCGACCTGAATACGTCCTTGCTGGTGCAGCAATTCGCCACGATTTTCGCGGTGATCGACCCTGTCGGTACGGTCCCTGTGTTTCTTGCCGTCACCGCTTCGATCGAGGCCGGACGGCGCAAGGCGGTGGCGTTGCGCGCGGTTGTCATCGCCGCGCTGGTGCTGCTCGGGTTTCTGGTCGCCGGTCAGCCGGTGCTCACGGCCATCGGCGTCAATCTGACCTCGTTTCAGATCGCCGGCGGCATTGTGTTGTTCCTGTTCGCGCTGACGATGATCTTCGGGCCGTCCAAGCAGGACGCGGAAATCGCGCAGGTGCCCAAGACCGATGTGGAGCACGCGGTATATCCGTTGGCCATTCCGTCCATAGCGTCCCCCGGCGCGATGCTGGCGGTCGTGGTTCTGACCGACAACGATGTCTATCCGGTCGGCGCGCAGGTGATCACGGCGGGGATAACCCTGCTGGTGCTGTCCATCACGCTGGTCCTGCTGCTGGCGGCCATCCGGATCCAGAAGATCATTGGTCCGGCGGGCGCCTCGATCATCAGCCGGGTGATGGGCCTCATCCTGGCGGCGATCGCGGTCGACAACGTCATCGACGCAATCATCATCCGCTTCGCGCTTTAG
- a CDS encoding ABC transporter transmembrane domain-containing protein: protein MARGYSTHDVPDSEQKPSRSIRPLVSLLPYLKRYRLQVLAAFAALVAASIATLAVPLAVRRMIDFGFGAADPAFIDRYFGMLIFVVAALAMASAARYYFVTWLGERIVADLRTDVFTHVTTLSPLFFDTAKSGEIVSRLTADTTQVKAAVGASASIALRNLFLFLGASGMMVITSPRLSGLVLLAIPFVVIPLIVFGRLVRRKSRYAQDQLADASAFASEAIGAIRTLQAFTNEAIASSRFAAQVERAFVAARGSTAARAVLTAFAIFIIFASVVAVMWMGAQDVLAGRLSPGALGQFVLYSVFAAGALGELSQVWGEVAQASGAAERLAELLAVKPAVESPKNPVSLPLPARGNVRFDAVAFSYPSMPDAPVLEGIDISAAPGETIAVVGPSGAGKSTLFNLLMRFYDPIRGAILLDDVDLRAADPRAVRERIALVPQDTTIFAATAAENIRYGRAGASDEDVRTAARAALADEFISEMANGYDTVIGERGVTLSGGQRQRIAIARAILKDAPVLLLDEATSALDAESETLVQSALETLMRGRTTLVIAHRLATVLKADRILVMDKGRIVETGDHKSLVEKGGLYARLARLQFQTGSDAMEAIAAK, encoded by the coding sequence TTGGCGCGAGGCTACAGCACACACGACGTCCCCGATTCAGAACAGAAACCGAGCCGGTCGATCCGTCCGCTGGTCTCCCTGCTGCCCTATCTCAAGCGCTACCGCTTGCAGGTCCTCGCGGCCTTCGCCGCACTCGTCGCCGCCTCGATCGCCACATTGGCCGTGCCGTTGGCCGTCCGCCGGATGATCGATTTCGGATTCGGTGCCGCCGACCCCGCCTTCATCGACCGCTATTTCGGCATGTTGATCTTCGTGGTGGCCGCCCTCGCCATGGCCAGCGCCGCGCGCTACTACTTCGTCACCTGGCTCGGCGAACGCATCGTTGCCGATCTGCGCACTGACGTGTTCACCCATGTGACGACGCTCAGCCCGCTGTTTTTCGACACCGCCAAGTCCGGCGAGATCGTCTCGCGGCTGACCGCCGACACCACCCAGGTGAAGGCCGCCGTCGGCGCCAGTGCCTCCATAGCGCTGCGCAACCTGTTTCTGTTCCTCGGCGCGTCCGGCATGATGGTGATCACCAGTCCGCGCCTTTCCGGCCTGGTGCTGCTGGCGATCCCCTTCGTGGTGATTCCGCTGATCGTCTTCGGACGGCTTGTCCGCCGCAAGTCGCGTTATGCCCAGGACCAGCTCGCTGACGCCTCGGCCTTCGCCTCGGAAGCCATCGGCGCCATCCGCACGCTGCAGGCCTTCACCAACGAGGCAATCGCCTCGTCGCGATTCGCCGCCCAGGTCGAACGGGCCTTCGTGGCGGCGCGGGGCTCGACCGCCGCGCGCGCCGTACTCACCGCCTTCGCCATCTTCATCATCTTCGCAAGCGTCGTCGCCGTCATGTGGATGGGCGCGCAGGACGTGCTCGCCGGACGGCTCAGCCCCGGCGCGCTCGGTCAGTTCGTGCTCTATTCCGTGTTCGCCGCGGGCGCGCTCGGCGAGCTGTCGCAGGTCTGGGGCGAAGTGGCGCAAGCCTCGGGCGCGGCCGAGCGCCTCGCCGAACTGCTCGCCGTCAAGCCGGCGGTGGAGAGCCCCAAGAATCCGGTCTCCCTGCCCCTGCCCGCGCGCGGCAACGTCCGCTTCGATGCGGTCGCCTTCTCCTATCCCTCCATGCCCGACGCGCCCGTGCTCGAAGGAATCGACATCAGCGCGGCTCCCGGCGAAACCATCGCCGTGGTCGGGCCGTCCGGCGCGGGCAAGTCGACGCTGTTCAACCTCCTGATGCGCTTCTACGACCCCATCCGGGGCGCCATCCTGCTGGACGATGTTGACCTGCGCGCCGCCGATCCGCGCGCCGTGCGTGAGCGCATCGCGCTCGTGCCTCAGGACACCACGATCTTCGCCGCCACGGCGGCCGAGAACATCCGCTACGGACGCGCCGGCGCCAGCGATGAGGACGTCCGCACCGCCGCGCGCGCGGCGCTCGCCGACGAGTTCATCTCGGAGATGGCGAATGGGTACGACACGGTGATCGGCGAGCGCGGCGTGACCCTGTCCGGCGGCCAGCGCCAGCGCATCGCCATTGCGCGGGCGATCCTCAAGGACGCACCCGTGTTGCTCCTGGACGAGGCGACCTCGGCACTGGACGCGGAAAGCGAAACGCTGGTGCAGAGCGCGCTGGAAACCCTCATGCGGGGCCGCACGACGCTGGTCATTGCGCATCGGCTCGCGACGGTGCTCAAGGCCGACCGGATCCTGGTGATGGACAAGGGCCGCATTGTCGAAACCGGCGATCACAAGAGCCTGGTGGAAAAAGGCGGTCTCTATGCCCGCCTCGCCCGGCTGCAGTTCCAGACCGGCTCCGACGCCATGGAAGCCATCGCCGCGAAGTAA
- a CDS encoding PAS domain-containing protein, whose product MAVAFAGAIACVALVGWMLAIPVLTSLRADLASTSVPTAIGLLLGCFSVWWITSSGALRTQRPGVPADTLNWLERVPSIVIGLTAVYVIARYAVGDPLAGELFGPTLGRVALATAISFLLFSIALLTLDFGRGGVGVTSASLGLVVTGIDLTGHVYDVQALYQVMPFTVMAVPTSLGLAALFVALLLARPDRGWLRYAFRDDDIGGVFRLVLPAVAIVPPLLAFAAMRAMESGLFEPSFGFAVLAVVTTVVLTTVVCSATAWMSHVHAALRETREALLENAQLLEVAMDIAHIGAWSASIAQDAPDASHVDLSTEAYGIFGLEKDAFDGRFDTVLALVHSGDRDVVMDANKAAFDRKRGEEPASVNYRIIRPDGEERWLRQQVRVLHDSGGQPLRIIGVVQDMTNARLVDRRLAQAQKMEAIGSLTGVWRMISITCSPSL is encoded by the coding sequence GTGGCCGTCGCGTTTGCCGGCGCTATCGCTTGCGTCGCCTTGGTGGGCTGGATGCTGGCGATCCCCGTTCTCACCAGCTTGCGGGCCGATCTGGCGTCAACGTCGGTGCCGACCGCCATCGGGCTGCTTCTTGGCTGTTTCTCCGTTTGGTGGATCACCAGCAGCGGGGCGTTGCGCACGCAAAGGCCTGGCGTTCCAGCTGACACTTTGAACTGGCTGGAGCGGGTTCCATCGATCGTCATCGGACTGACCGCCGTCTATGTGATTGCGCGGTATGCGGTTGGAGACCCGCTGGCGGGAGAGCTTTTCGGACCGACGCTGGGACGTGTCGCCTTGGCGACGGCGATCAGTTTCCTGCTTTTCTCGATCGCGTTGCTGACCCTGGATTTCGGCCGCGGCGGAGTCGGTGTGACCTCCGCAAGTCTTGGCCTTGTGGTCACCGGGATCGATCTCACCGGACACGTTTATGACGTGCAGGCGCTGTATCAGGTGATGCCGTTCACGGTGATGGCTGTTCCCACCTCCTTGGGTCTGGCCGCACTCTTTGTCGCCTTGCTGCTCGCACGCCCGGATCGCGGCTGGCTCAGGTACGCATTTCGTGACGATGACATTGGCGGGGTGTTCCGGCTGGTGCTGCCGGCCGTGGCCATCGTGCCCCCGTTGCTGGCCTTCGCGGCGATGCGGGCGATGGAAAGCGGGCTGTTTGAGCCGTCGTTTGGTTTCGCGGTGCTTGCGGTGGTGACGACCGTCGTGCTGACAACGGTCGTTTGTTCGGCAACGGCCTGGATGTCGCATGTGCACGCAGCCCTGCGCGAGACGCGGGAAGCCTTGCTTGAGAACGCGCAGTTGCTCGAAGTCGCCATGGATATCGCGCATATTGGCGCCTGGTCGGCCAGTATCGCGCAGGATGCGCCTGACGCGTCGCATGTGGATCTGTCCACGGAGGCGTACGGGATCTTTGGTCTTGAGAAGGATGCATTCGACGGCCGCTTCGATACGGTGTTGGCCCTGGTCCATTCGGGCGACAGGGACGTTGTCATGGATGCCAACAAGGCGGCCTTTGACCGGAAGCGCGGTGAGGAGCCGGCCAGCGTGAACTACCGGATCATCCGGCCGGATGGCGAGGAACGGTGGCTGCGCCAGCAGGTGCGCGTGCTGCATGATTCCGGCGGCCAGCCGCTGCGGATCATCGGGGTTGTCCAGGACATGACCAACGCGCGGCTCGTCGACCGGCGGCTGGCGCAGGCGCAGAAAATGGAAGCCATCGGCAGCCTGACCGGGGTATGGCGCATGATTTCAATAACCTGCTCGCCATCATTATAG
- a CDS encoding sulfite exporter TauE/SafE family protein: MTLITDPWFYVVAIPAVLLVGLSKGGFSGGTSLLGVPLMSLVISPVQAAGIMLPILVLMDLVAVAAYRRSFHTASLVVLIPAALTGIFIGYLTAAYVTDAHVRLIVGIVTLAFVLNHWLGTSASRPPAKPRVAAGWVWGMLSGFTSFVSHSGGPPIQMYLLPQRLDKFVMAGTIIILFAVMNAAKLVPYFLLGQFDRANLLTSAALLPLAPIATYAGVRLVRVVSQEAFYRIMYIAIFVVSLKLIYDGVSGAFFG; the protein is encoded by the coding sequence TTGACGCTCATCACCGATCCCTGGTTCTACGTCGTGGCCATTCCCGCGGTGCTTCTGGTCGGCCTGTCCAAGGGCGGCTTTTCCGGCGGCACATCGCTGCTCGGCGTGCCCTTGATGAGCCTGGTCATCTCGCCGGTGCAGGCGGCCGGCATCATGCTGCCGATCCTGGTGCTGATGGACTTGGTCGCGGTGGCCGCCTACCGGCGTTCATTCCACACCGCGTCCCTGGTCGTGCTGATTCCCGCAGCCCTGACCGGCATCTTCATCGGCTACCTGACGGCGGCCTATGTGACGGACGCGCATGTGCGGCTGATCGTGGGCATCGTGACGCTGGCCTTCGTGCTCAACCACTGGCTGGGCACCAGCGCCTCGCGTCCGCCGGCCAAGCCGCGCGTCGCCGCGGGATGGGTCTGGGGCATGCTGTCCGGTTTCACCAGCTTCGTCAGCCATTCCGGCGGTCCGCCGATCCAGATGTACCTGCTGCCGCAGCGGCTGGATAAGTTCGTGATGGCCGGAACGATCATCATCCTGTTCGCGGTGATGAACGCGGCGAAGCTGGTGCCCTATTTCCTGCTGGGGCAATTCGACCGCGCCAACCTTCTGACATCCGCGGCGCTGCTGCCGCTCGCGCCCATCGCCACCTATGCCGGCGTGCGGCTGGTGCGCGTGGTCTCGCAGGAGGCGTTTTACCGGATCATGTATATTGCGATCTTCGTCGTCTCGCTGAAGCTGATCTACGACGGTGTGAGCGGCGCATTCTTCGGGTAA
- a CDS encoding DUF465 domain-containing protein, protein MTEDMEQALRAELSELRQEHRDLDAAIAAMAESGKADVIQLQRLKKKKLKIRDRITLIEDNLLPDIIA, encoded by the coding sequence ATGACCGAAGACATGGAACAGGCCCTGCGGGCCGAACTGTCGGAGCTGCGCCAGGAGCACCGCGACCTCGACGCAGCGATCGCCGCCATGGCTGAAAGTGGCAAGGCCGACGTCATCCAGCTGCAACGGCTGAAAAAGAAGAAGCTGAAGATTCGCGACCGGATCACGCTGATCGAGGACAATCTGCTCCCCGACATCATCGCCTGA
- a CDS encoding GGDEF domain-containing protein, with the protein MASSKNDTPARLSLDLSSLPAEAREYVESLQDEIARLNDKLVEQKAQIRDLRREAIRDSLTGLLNRRGFQRVVERTLDFVRRYDSSVGLIFIDMNAFKTINDTYGHACGDQMLRHAAGVIRATLRSSDVVGRIGGDEFVALLWKADEASTRDTATRVVEALARAPMTFEGMEISASASVGVTRLLDGDDVDSVLDRADKDMYRAKTAR; encoded by the coding sequence ATGGCCAGTTCCAAGAACGATACGCCTGCCCGGCTGTCGCTTGATCTCTCCAGCTTGCCCGCAGAGGCGCGGGAGTATGTCGAGAGCCTGCAGGACGAGATCGCGCGGCTCAACGACAAGCTCGTCGAGCAGAAGGCCCAGATTCGCGACCTGCGCCGCGAAGCGATCCGTGATTCTCTCACCGGCCTGCTGAACCGGCGCGGCTTTCAGCGGGTGGTTGAGCGAACGCTCGATTTCGTGCGCCGCTACGATTCTTCGGTCGGCCTCATCTTCATCGATATGAACGCCTTCAAGACGATCAACGACACCTACGGCCATGCCTGCGGCGATCAGATGCTGCGTCACGCAGCCGGCGTTATCCGCGCGACGCTTCGCAGTTCCGACGTGGTCGGGCGCATTGGCGGCGATGAATTCGTGGCTCTGCTGTGGAAGGCGGACGAGGCGAGCACCCGCGATACCGCCACGCGCGTTGTCGAGGCATTGGCGCGGGCGCCGATGACGTTCGAGGGCATGGAGATCTCGGCGTCGGCGAGCGTCGGGGTGACGCGGCTTCTGGACGGCGATGACGTGGATTCGGTGCTCGATCGCGCCGACAAGGACATGTACCGCGCCAAGACGGCCCGGTAA
- the rpmE gene encoding 50S ribosomal protein L31 yields the protein MKQDIHPDYHTIKVVMTDGTEYMTRSTYGEEGAELRLEIDPTSHPAWTGGQQTLLDRGGRLSRFKSKYAGILGN from the coding sequence ATGAAACAGGACATCCATCCCGATTATCACACGATCAAGGTCGTCATGACCGATGGCACCGAATACATGACCCGTTCGACCTACGGCGAAGAGGGCGCTGAGCTGCGTCTCGAAATCGACCCGACGTCGCACCCGGCGTGGACCGGTGGTCAGCAGACCCTTCTTGACCGCGGCGGCCGTCTGTCGCGCTTCAAGAGCAAGTACGCGGGCATCCTGGGCAACTAG
- a CDS encoding DUF1192 domain-containing protein, translated as MALFEDELSPSRRTPHVVGADLSSLSVEELNDTIALLRAEITRVEKEIASKLTVLSAANTLFKD; from the coding sequence ATGGCCCTTTTCGAAGATGAGCTCTCGCCAAGCCGGCGCACGCCACATGTCGTCGGCGCCGACCTGTCCAGCCTTTCCGTCGAGGAATTGAACGACACAATCGCCCTTCTTCGTGCCGAAATAACCCGCGTTGAAAAGGAGATCGCGTCAAAACTGACAGTACTCTCGGCAGCGAATACACTCTTCAAGGACTAG
- a CDS encoding DUF465 domain-containing protein has product MSLQSHLLQLERRHADLDREIEKAMAHPSTDTLEIAKLKRTKLQLKDELERLKAATTVH; this is encoded by the coding sequence ATGTCCTTGCAGTCGCATCTGTTGCAGCTTGAGCGCCGGCACGCCGACCTCGATCGCGAAATCGAAAAGGCGATGGCGCACCCAAGTACCGACACTCTGGAGATTGCGAAACTCAAACGGACGAAGCTTCAACTGAAAGACGAACTGGAGCGTCTGAAGGCGGCCACAACGGTACACTGA
- a CDS encoding DUF1465 family protein — MFREGMTLVEETAAYLDGEGREASRQLPRPASLLYATESMRLTTRLMQLASWLLLQRAVNDGEMTAAQAGQEKNKVKLKGLESDRTSADWDDLPERLKQLIAESLRLQTRVKHIDDAVYNNAGKPFAAPQGNVVNQQINRLVAAFGSNA; from the coding sequence ATGTTCCGCGAGGGCATGACGCTGGTTGAAGAGACCGCCGCCTATCTCGACGGAGAGGGGCGGGAAGCGTCCAGGCAGCTGCCGCGTCCGGCATCCCTGCTCTACGCCACCGAGTCGATGCGTCTGACCACTCGCCTGATGCAGCTTGCGTCCTGGCTGTTGCTGCAGCGCGCCGTCAACGACGGCGAGATGACCGCAGCCCAGGCCGGCCAGGAGAAAAACAAGGTCAAGCTGAAGGGTCTGGAGTCCGATCGCACCAGCGCCGACTGGGATGATCTGCCCGAACGGCTGAAGCAGTTGATCGCCGAGTCGCTCCGCCTGCAGACGCGGGTGAAGCACATTGACGACGCCGTGTACAACAATGCCGGCAAGCCCTTCGCCGCGCCGCAGGGCAATGTGGTCAACCAGCAGATCAACCGGCTGGTGGCGGCCTTCGGTTCGAACGCCTAG
- a CDS encoding SDR family oxidoreductase, protein MSLNNKVAIITGAARGIGYAIARRFVEDGAKVVLSDVDDERGEAAAEELNGLGEAIYVHCDVGERLDVRNLIAATLDAYGDIDILVNNAGIVAAGDFLEIGVKDFDRVLRVNLKGSFLCGQAVAKHMVEKVAGGGAPGAIVNMSSVNAVFGLPNQVPYSVSKGGVNQLTKVMAVSLAPHGIRVNAIGPGSIMTDMLASVNDDPAARNRILSRTPMGRIGDPREIASIAAFLADDDASYITGQTVYADGGRLPLNYTVDVPEED, encoded by the coding sequence GTGTCCTTGAACAACAAGGTTGCCATCATCACGGGTGCCGCGCGCGGCATCGGCTACGCGATCGCGCGGCGCTTTGTCGAAGACGGCGCAAAGGTCGTGCTGTCGGACGTCGACGATGAGCGGGGCGAGGCGGCGGCCGAGGAGCTGAACGGCCTCGGCGAGGCGATCTACGTCCACTGCGATGTCGGCGAACGGCTCGACGTGCGCAACCTGATCGCGGCGACGCTCGACGCCTATGGCGATATCGACATTCTGGTCAACAACGCCGGCATCGTCGCGGCCGGCGATTTCCTGGAAATCGGCGTGAAGGATTTCGACCGCGTGCTGCGCGTCAACCTGAAGGGCAGCTTCCTGTGCGGCCAGGCGGTTGCCAAACACATGGTGGAGAAGGTCGCAGGCGGCGGCGCTCCGGGCGCCATCGTCAACATGTCGTCGGTCAACGCGGTCTTCGGCCTGCCCAATCAGGTGCCCTATTCGGTTTCCAAGGGCGGCGTGAACCAGCTCACCAAGGTGATGGCCGTCTCGCTGGCGCCGCATGGCATCCGCGTCAACGCCATCGGCCCGGGCTCGATCATGACCGACATGCTGGCCTCGGTGAACGACGATCCGGCGGCGCGCAACCGCATCCTGTCGCGCACGCCGATGGGCCGCATTGGTGATCCGCGCGAAATCGCCTCCATCGCCGCCTTCCTGGCGGACGATGACGCCAGCTACATCACCGGCCAGACGGTCTACGCCGACGGCGGCCGGCTGCCGCTTAACTACACGGTGGATGTACCCGAAGAAGATTGA
- a CDS encoding 5-(carboxyamino)imidazole ribonucleotide synthase, whose product MADSTTARLRLAPGSMLGILGGGQLGRMLAQSAAELGLRCHVYCPDAESPAFEVAHAHTVAAYDDEAALARFADAVDAVTYEFENVPDATARFLDARVPVRPGVRPLTVAQDRLNEKRYLQEIGIPIAPYAAVDGPEDIASAAEITGLPAILKTRRMGYDGKGQTRIESLDDALAAWKRIGEAPAVLEGVVGFALECSVIAARDIDGNTIAYDIAENVHENHILKWTRVPSTLSEETMARARELGMKVASGLDYVGVLAVELFVVRDGTGEHLIANEIAPRVHNSGHWTQDGCAVSQFDQHVRAVAGWPLGDPKRHSDVEMENLIGFDADGWYDILSEPGACLHLYGKRETRPGRKMGHVNRLK is encoded by the coding sequence ATGGCTGATTCCACCACCGCGCGGCTTCGTCTCGCGCCCGGCTCGATGCTGGGCATTCTCGGCGGCGGCCAGCTTGGCCGCATGCTCGCCCAATCGGCCGCCGAGCTTGGCCTGCGCTGCCACGTCTATTGCCCGGACGCGGAAAGCCCGGCCTTCGAAGTGGCCCATGCCCACACGGTCGCGGCCTATGACGATGAGGCCGCGCTGGCACGGTTCGCCGACGCCGTCGACGCGGTCACCTATGAGTTCGAGAACGTGCCGGACGCCACCGCGCGATTTCTCGACGCCCGCGTGCCCGTGCGGCCCGGCGTGCGTCCGCTGACCGTTGCCCAGGACCGGCTGAACGAAAAGCGCTACCTACAGGAGATCGGCATCCCGATCGCGCCCTATGCGGCCGTCGACGGCCCCGAGGACATCGCCAGCGCCGCGGAGATCACCGGGCTGCCGGCGATCCTGAAGACCCGCCGCATGGGCTACGACGGCAAGGGCCAGACCCGCATCGAGAGCCTCGACGACGCGCTTGCGGCCTGGAAGCGCATCGGCGAAGCGCCCGCTGTGCTGGAAGGCGTCGTCGGGTTCGCGCTGGAGTGCTCGGTGATCGCGGCGCGCGACATCGACGGCAACACCATCGCCTATGACATCGCCGAGAACGTGCACGAGAACCACATCCTCAAGTGGACCCGCGTGCCCTCCACACTGTCTGAGGAGACAATGGCGCGCGCCCGCGAGCTGGGCATGAAGGTGGCGAGCGGCCTCGACTATGTCGGCGTCCTCGCGGTGGAGCTCTTCGTGGTGCGCGACGGAACCGGTGAGCATCTGATCGCCAACGAGATCGCCCCGCGCGTACACAACTCCGGCCACTGGACACAGGACGGCTGCGCGGTCTCGCAGTTTGACCAGCATGTGCGCGCCGTCGCCGGCTGGCCGCTGGGCGACCCGAAGCGGCACAGCGATGTCGAGATGGAAAACCTCATCGGCTTCGACGCCGACGGCTGGTACGACATCCTGTCGGAACCCGGCGCCTGCCTGCATCTTTACGGCAAGCGGGAAACGCGGCCGGGCCGCAAGATGGGGCACGTCAACCGGCTGAAATAG